From the Maioricimonas rarisocia genome, one window contains:
- a CDS encoding response regulator produces MIEFLSGNRIDYACFALVTLGLWGGMLLDLRRQGVDPSLVRCGWGLTLIMLLTGGLVVLAQETAGHASADSFEPVALRWAAFSMLTVLTGGGMWLIGRIGQLRLNNRLAEQQAERSADARSRFLHRVSHEVRTPLNGVFGMAHLLQETSLTSRQNEYVEMIESSARWLETIINDVLDYSHITLDAMHVVESDFVLQEVLGDILERFSDVAEQKGIHLNCSTTGGVPERLHGNGECLKQVLIQLVDNAVRFTEHGHVRVNVSLDATASDGGHCLHFSIEDTGEGIPQDRIESIFDEFTQQPPAESQFGGSGLGLAICRKLVNRLGGRIWAVSFPGQGTTFHVTLTMLQAQNHPTVSDAEASSLRGRSVLLLDADPVSRAILQSVLRSWGMRPRSALHGAEIERLMSSAADAGHPFDFVVIDEAALERSELNRILAHIRNGALGRPRSLLLVTGQAAAPVGAADACVAKEQLPGSLLSAFQVEPAAEHEQFDETAATLTSDSRKQTVPLRVLLAEDNSVNQVYARSLLEKRGHTVTVVADGQRAVAEALSGRHDLVLMDIQMPRLDGLTATRQIREREQAHPTSRKIPIIALTAYAMPGDRHRCLEAGMDGYVAKPIRPQKLYAVIDLLTAQAETPSSEPSDPPHNEAPAASSCPDTPGPVDWDAARRRTAHDLALLNSVCEIFLPDSETLLRDIRSAASRGDFPMVRRTAHTLKGTLGYFGVPDAVAAAETIEQMGAHESLDDFPVEYERLRELVDQVRSDVEQRLRTTNSSPSAE; encoded by the coding sequence ATGATCGAGTTTCTGAGCGGAAACCGGATTGATTATGCGTGCTTCGCCCTGGTAACCCTGGGGCTCTGGGGGGGCATGTTGCTGGACCTGCGGCGTCAGGGCGTTGATCCCTCGCTCGTACGTTGCGGGTGGGGGCTGACACTGATAATGCTCCTGACCGGCGGGTTGGTCGTTCTCGCGCAGGAAACAGCAGGGCACGCTTCGGCGGACTCTTTCGAACCGGTCGCCCTCCGCTGGGCCGCGTTTTCGATGCTGACGGTGCTCACCGGCGGAGGAATGTGGCTCATCGGCAGGATCGGGCAACTGCGACTGAACAACCGGCTTGCAGAACAGCAGGCCGAGCGCTCGGCCGATGCCCGGTCGCGGTTTCTGCACCGCGTCAGCCATGAGGTCCGGACACCACTGAACGGCGTCTTTGGCATGGCGCACCTGTTGCAGGAAACCTCGCTCACGTCCCGGCAGAACGAATACGTCGAAATGATCGAGAGCTCGGCCCGGTGGCTCGAAACAATCATCAACGATGTCCTGGACTATTCGCATATCACGTTGGACGCAATGCACGTCGTCGAGTCGGACTTCGTGCTGCAGGAAGTACTGGGAGACATTCTCGAACGGTTCTCGGACGTCGCCGAGCAGAAAGGGATTCACCTTAACTGCAGCACCACAGGTGGCGTTCCCGAACGTCTTCACGGCAATGGCGAATGTCTGAAACAGGTCCTGATACAGCTCGTCGACAACGCGGTCCGGTTTACGGAACACGGGCACGTTCGCGTCAATGTCAGCCTCGACGCAACTGCCAGCGACGGCGGGCACTGCCTGCACTTTTCAATCGAGGACACCGGCGAGGGAATCCCACAGGATCGCATTGAATCCATCTTTGACGAGTTTACGCAGCAACCGCCGGCCGAGTCACAGTTCGGCGGATCGGGGTTAGGGCTCGCGATCTGTCGGAAACTCGTGAACCGTCTCGGCGGACGGATCTGGGCCGTCAGCTTTCCCGGCCAGGGAACGACGTTCCACGTCACCCTGACCATGCTGCAGGCACAGAACCACCCCACAGTTTCCGATGCCGAAGCGAGTTCACTTCGTGGCCGCAGCGTGCTGCTGCTCGACGCCGATCCGGTTTCGCGGGCGATTCTCCAGTCCGTTCTGCGGAGCTGGGGGATGCGTCCGCGCTCGGCCCTGCACGGTGCCGAGATTGAGCGGCTGATGTCGAGCGCGGCCGATGCCGGTCACCCCTTTGACTTCGTGGTGATCGATGAAGCCGCCCTCGAGCGATCGGAACTGAACCGTATTCTTGCCCACATCCGAAACGGCGCGTTGGGGCGACCGAGGAGCCTGCTGCTTGTCACTGGACAGGCAGCGGCTCCGGTCGGTGCAGCGGACGCATGTGTGGCCAAAGAACAGTTGCCCGGATCGCTGTTGAGCGCCTTTCAGGTCGAACCCGCCGCCGAACACGAGCAATTTGACGAGACCGCTGCAACTCTGACCTCCGACTCCCGCAAGCAGACCGTGCCGCTGCGGGTCCTGCTGGCCGAGGACAACAGCGTCAACCAGGTCTATGCCCGCTCATTGCTCGAGAAACGCGGACACACCGTGACCGTCGTTGCTGACGGTCAGCGGGCCGTCGCCGAGGCACTCTCCGGCCGGCACGATCTGGTCCTCATGGACATTCAGATGCCCCGACTGGACGGGCTGACCGCAACGCGTCAGATCCGGGAGCGTGAACAGGCACACCCCACGTCCCGGAAGATCCCCATTATCGCATTGACGGCCTACGCGATGCCGGGGGATCGTCACCGATGTCTCGAAGCAGGGATGGACGGCTACGTCGCCAAGCCGATTCGCCCCCAGAAACTGTACGCCGTCATCGACCTCCTGACCGCTCAGGCCGAAACACCTTCCTCCGAACCCAGTGACCCGCCGCACAACGAAGCACCGGCGGCGTCGTCGTGTCCCGACACTCCTGGCCCCGTCGATTGGGATGCGGCACGCCGCCGGACCGCACACGATCTCGCGCTGCTCAACAGCGTGTGCGAGATCTTTCTGCCGGACAGCGAGACCTTGCTGCGCGACATTCGCTCCGCAGCATCACGGGGCGACTTCCCCATGGTCCGCCGGACGGCCCACACGCTGAAGGGGACCCTCGGCTACTTCGGCGTCCCCGACGCAGTCGCTGCTGCCGAAACCATCGAGCAGATGGGAGCGCACGAGTCGCTGGACGACTTCCCGGTCGAGTACGAGCGGCTGCGCGAACTCGTCGATCAGGTTCGCAGTGATGTCGAACAGCGGCTGCGGACGACGAATTCCTCACCGTCCGCCGAGTAA
- a CDS encoding VIT domain-containing protein, which produces MRRLSPTLPGLLVLLLAGSVSAQGVLVSPSRPVPLPRPVPNPQPTTSTYKISELKVDARLQDQVARVQVSQSFVNTGSSQMEVQFLFPLPYDGAIDRLTLMVDGKEFPAELLPADKARQKYEEIVRRSKDPALLEWMGHGLFQTNVFPVPAGATRTVTLHYNQLLRKSQGLTDFLFPLRTAGYTSAPVEKLQFRLNIESSLPIKNVYSPTHAISIERPGRKQAQIEMTQTNQTPTTDFRLMFDVNPKKLGTSVLSYRPDKDEDGYFVLLTTPQVRDKSHEPMPRTIQFVIDTSGSMTGPKIEQAKQAARFVLNNLREGDLFNIIAYNSDIQKFRPELERFNDKTRTEAIGFVNGLYAGGGTNIHDALTTALSQLQETDRPNYVLFLTDGLPTVGETNEAKIAAAVKQANSVRARMLQFGVGYDVNSRLLDRLARDNFGGSEYVRPDEDIEAHVSRVYSRIADPVLTDVQVSFEYDEPRHEGTPPVNRIYPSGTFDLFAGEQLVLVGRYRTSGQAKVVISGTVGDENESFDFPAKLVESSDDESNAFVAKLWAMRRIGEIIDQLDLFGKNEELVKELVALSTKHGILTPYTSFLADENVRPTELAESEAFRSNAAAAGVELRRLSEVEGRGGVAQRSVKQRLLGRPANSSAPSADAPAPGGGSQFGAIVRDTDTDELVVMETVREVAGQALYKRGKILLTPATADVNVEEEQENVVVVEKYTDAYFQLARENTAAQNQILSSLKSDEELLVKWRGQTYWVK; this is translated from the coding sequence ATGCGACGCCTTTCCCCCACTCTCCCCGGATTACTTGTGCTCCTCCTCGCGGGGTCCGTTTCCGCCCAGGGGGTTCTCGTCTCGCCGTCCCGACCGGTTCCGCTGCCGCGTCCGGTTCCGAATCCACAGCCGACCACATCGACCTACAAGATCAGTGAGCTCAAGGTCGATGCCCGCCTGCAGGACCAGGTCGCCCGCGTGCAGGTCTCACAGAGCTTCGTGAACACCGGCAGTTCGCAGATGGAGGTGCAGTTTCTCTTTCCGCTCCCGTACGACGGGGCGATCGACCGGCTGACACTGATGGTCGACGGCAAGGAGTTCCCCGCCGAGCTGCTTCCGGCCGACAAGGCCCGTCAGAAGTACGAGGAGATTGTCCGCCGCAGCAAAGACCCTGCCCTGCTCGAATGGATGGGCCACGGGCTGTTTCAGACGAACGTCTTCCCTGTCCCGGCCGGAGCCACACGGACCGTCACGCTTCACTACAACCAGTTGCTGAGAAAGTCGCAGGGGCTGACAGACTTCCTCTTCCCGCTACGGACCGCCGGCTACACGTCCGCACCGGTCGAGAAGCTCCAGTTCCGACTCAACATCGAGTCGAGCCTGCCGATCAAGAACGTCTACAGCCCGACGCATGCGATCAGCATCGAACGGCCCGGACGCAAGCAGGCCCAGATCGAGATGACGCAGACTAACCAGACGCCGACGACGGATTTCCGGCTGATGTTCGACGTCAATCCGAAGAAGCTTGGCACCAGCGTCCTCAGTTACCGCCCCGACAAAGACGAAGACGGTTACTTCGTCCTGCTGACGACGCCTCAGGTCCGGGACAAGTCGCACGAGCCAATGCCCCGAACAATTCAGTTTGTCATCGACACGTCCGGCAGCATGACCGGTCCGAAGATCGAGCAGGCGAAGCAGGCAGCGAGGTTCGTGCTGAACAACCTCCGCGAGGGGGACCTGTTCAACATCATCGCGTACAACAGCGACATCCAGAAGTTCCGGCCTGAACTGGAACGATTCAACGACAAGACTCGAACCGAGGCGATTGGATTCGTTAACGGACTGTATGCCGGCGGGGGAACGAACATCCATGACGCTCTCACGACCGCTCTGAGTCAGTTGCAGGAGACCGATCGGCCGAACTACGTCCTCTTTCTCACCGACGGTCTGCCCACAGTGGGCGAGACGAACGAAGCGAAGATCGCCGCGGCAGTGAAGCAGGCCAACTCGGTGCGGGCCCGCATGCTGCAGTTCGGGGTCGGATACGATGTCAACAGCCGGCTGCTCGACCGTCTGGCGCGCGACAACTTCGGCGGCAGCGAGTATGTCCGGCCCGACGAAGACATCGAAGCACACGTCTCCCGCGTCTACTCCCGCATTGCCGATCCGGTGCTGACGGACGTGCAGGTCTCGTTCGAATACGACGAGCCGCGACACGAGGGGACGCCTCCCGTCAACCGCATCTACCCCTCTGGTACGTTTGATCTTTTCGCAGGCGAGCAGCTCGTGCTCGTCGGTCGCTATCGCACATCCGGCCAGGCGAAGGTTGTCATCAGCGGCACGGTCGGCGACGAGAATGAGTCGTTCGACTTCCCCGCGAAACTTGTCGAGAGCAGCGACGATGAGTCCAACGCGTTCGTTGCCAAGCTGTGGGCGATGCGGCGGATCGGCGAGATCATCGACCAGCTCGACCTGTTCGGCAAGAACGAGGAACTGGTCAAGGAACTGGTGGCACTCTCGACGAAGCACGGCATTCTGACGCCCTATACGTCGTTCCTCGCGGACGAGAACGTCCGACCGACTGAGCTGGCCGAGTCGGAAGCGTTTCGCAGCAACGCTGCGGCAGCCGGCGTGGAATTGCGGCGACTGAGTGAAGTCGAGGGACGGGGCGGCGTCGCCCAGCGTTCCGTGAAGCAGCGACTGCTTGGTCGTCCAGCGAACTCGTCGGCACCATCGGCCGATGCCCCCGCTCCCGGGGGCGGATCACAGTTCGGTGCGATCGTTCGGGATACCGATACCGATGAACTGGTCGTCATGGAGACCGTTCGCGAAGTGGCCGGTCAAGCTCTTTACAAACGGGGCAAGATCCTGCTGACGCCGGCCACCGCTGACGTGAACGTTGAAGAGGAGCAGGAGAATGTCGTCGTCGTGGAGAAGTATACGGATGCATACTTCCAGCTCGCTCGCGAGAACACGGCAGCACAGAACCAGATCCTCAGCTCGCTGAAGTCCGACGAGGAGCTCCTCGTGAAATGGCGTGGTCAGACATACTGGGTGAAATAG
- a CDS encoding ABC transporter permease gives MTFRPNYPRVWLTFFRNSVLRELSYRGNFVIELITRMFWFVAQLVLFDIIYRHVPTIQDWTREEYFGFMATGMLINGFVEALFMPNCANFSELIRTGNLDFALLKPIDTQFLVSAERINLAMFNQVLFALALLTYSLVSTGAEITPARVITYSLLIVVGVMFFYALMIALASTSIWFGRNQGLYDFWFYITSFARYPQGIYRQSAVGEVLWFGFSFIIPVLLVVTVPSRVILAKVLEPSWQVVFLAPALTLLTLVASRRIFQWSLRNYRSASS, from the coding sequence ATGACGTTTCGACCGAACTATCCCCGGGTCTGGCTGACGTTCTTTCGCAATTCCGTGTTGCGGGAACTGTCGTACCGGGGCAACTTCGTGATCGAACTGATCACGCGGATGTTCTGGTTTGTCGCTCAGCTGGTACTGTTCGACATCATCTACCGGCATGTGCCGACGATCCAGGACTGGACGCGGGAAGAGTATTTCGGCTTCATGGCGACCGGGATGCTGATCAACGGCTTCGTCGAAGCGCTGTTCATGCCGAACTGTGCGAACTTCAGCGAGCTGATCCGGACCGGGAACCTCGACTTCGCGCTGCTCAAGCCGATCGACACGCAGTTTCTGGTCTCAGCCGAGCGCATCAATCTGGCGATGTTCAACCAGGTGCTCTTTGCGCTGGCACTGCTGACCTATTCGCTGGTTTCGACCGGTGCCGAGATCACGCCGGCCCGGGTCATCACGTACAGCCTGCTGATTGTGGTTGGCGTAATGTTCTTCTACGCGTTGATGATCGCGCTGGCCAGCACCAGTATCTGGTTCGGCCGCAACCAGGGGCTGTACGATTTCTGGTTCTACATCACGTCGTTTGCCCGCTATCCGCAGGGGATCTACCGACAATCCGCAGTGGGCGAAGTGCTGTGGTTCGGTTTCTCGTTCATCATTCCCGTGCTGCTGGTGGTGACAGTCCCGTCGCGGGTGATTCTGGCGAAGGTCCTCGAGCCGTCGTGGCAGGTCGTCTTTCTCGCCCCGGCGCTGACACTGCTGACGCTGGTGGCCTCGCGACGCATCTTTCAGTGGTCGCTGCGAAACTATCGGAGTGCGAGCAGCTGA